In Chaetodon trifascialis isolate fChaTrf1 chromosome 2, fChaTrf1.hap1, whole genome shotgun sequence, one DNA window encodes the following:
- the cyp4v2a gene encoding cytochrome P450 4V8, producing the protein MAPLLSSLTIPVLGMSIFIAVLGYITWKLLSDYLSKWFQMKPIPGREGTHLFFGDSLQFKTESGEFFKQLQELTSGFRDAPLLKLWIGTIPCVILYHAETVETILTNPIHIQKAFVYNFLHPWLGTGLLTSTGPKWRQRRKMLTPTFHFSILNDFLEVMNEQAQILVEKLETQAGKGSFNCFSYVTLCALDIICETAMGKKVYAQSNSDSEYVKSVYKMSDIISRRQRTPWFWPEFAYKWFGEGRMHDKNLKILHAFTYKVIRERAQRISSTKPDSDSDQATKKRQALLDMLLNTTDEDGKSMSHQDIQEEVDTFMFEGHDTTAASMNWILHLLGSHPKAHSKVQQELQEVFGTSDRPFTAEDVKKLKYLECVIKEALRLYPSVPFFARSLGEECHINGFKVPKGADAIIVTYALHRDPRYFPDPEEFRPERFLPENSVGRPAYAYIPFSAGLRNCIGQRFALMEEKVVVGTVLRKFNVEACQTREDLRPLGELVMRPEKGIWIKLEKKTPQISSN; encoded by the exons atGGCACCTTTACTCAGTAGTTTAACGATACCTGTGCTTGGAATGAGCATCTTCATCGCTGTTCTGGGCTACATCACCTGGAAGCTGCTCAGCGACTACCTGAGCAAATGGTTTCAGATGAAGCCCATTCCAGGGAGGGAAGGGACACATCTCTTCTTTGGAGATTCACTGCAGTTCAAAACCGAATCAGGAG AGTTTTTTAAACAACTTCAGGAATTAACCAGTGGGTTCCGGGATGCACCGCTGCTTAAACTCTGGATCGGAACAATCCCGTGTGTGATTCTGTATCATGCTGAAACTGTTGAG ACGATTCTGACCAACCCCATTCATATACAAAAAGCCTTTGTATACAATTTCCTCCACCCTTGGCTTGGAACTGGCCTGCTGACCAG CACTGGGCCTAAGTGGcgtcagaggaggaagatgttGACTCCCACCTTCCACTTCTCCATCCTGAACGACTTCTTGGAGGTGATGAACGAGCAGGCCCAGATCCTGGTAGAAAAACTGGAGACGCAGGCAGGGAAAGGTTCTTTCAACTGCTTCAGTTACGTCACCCTGTGTGCCCTGGACATCATCTGTG AAACTGCAATGGGAAAGAAGGTTTACGCCCAGAGTAATTCTGACTCTGAGTATGTTAAGAGCGTGTACAA GATGAGTGACATTATCAGCCGCAGACAGAGGACACCTTGGTTTTGGCCTGAGTTTGCGTACAAGTGGTTTGGTGAGGGCCGGATGCACGACAAGAACCTCAAGATCCTCCACGCCTTCACGTACAAG GTGATACGCGAAAGAGCACAGCGCATCTCCTCCACCAAACCGGACAGCGACTCTGACCAGgccacaaagaaaagacaggcGCTTCTGGACATGCTCCTGAATACCACAGATGAAGATGGCAAAAGCATGAGCCATCAGGACATTCAGGAGGAAGTGGACACCTTTATGTTTGAG GGACATGACACCACCGCGGCCTCTATGAACTGGATCCTGCACCTGCTGGGCTCCCACCCCAAGGCGCACAGCAAAGTTCAACAAGAGCTTCAGGAAGTGTTTG GTACGTCTGACCGGCCCTTTACTGCAGAGGATGTGAAGAAGCTCAAATACCTGGAGTGCGTGATCAAAGAGGCCCTGCGACTGTATCCCTCCGTGCCCTTCTTCGCCCGCAGCCTTGGTGAAGAGTGCCATATCA ATGGTTTCAAGGTTCCTAAAGGTGCTGATGCGATCATCGTTACCTACGCTCTCCACCGTGACCCGCGATACTTCCCTGACCCCGAGGAGTTCAGGCCTGAGCGCTTCCTGCCAGAGAACTCAGTGGGCAGGCCTGCATACGCATACATCCCCTTCTCTGCCGGACTCCGCAACTGCATCG GTCAGCGTTTTGCCCTGATGGAGGAAAAGGTGGTGGTGGGCACCGTCCTGCGTAAGTTCAACGTGGAAGCTTGTCAGACGCGTGAAGATCTGCGGCCATTGGGAGAGCTCGTCATGCGACCAGAGAAAGGCATCTGGATCAAGCTGGAAAAGAAGACACCTCAGATCTCGTCAAACTAG
- the LOC139348310 gene encoding LOW QUALITY PROTEIN: toll-like receptor 3 (The sequence of the model RefSeq protein was modified relative to this genomic sequence to represent the inferred CDS: deleted 1 base in 1 codon), producing the protein MRRQNLGFEAMCAPRPLLLPALLITCYLMTGPYGCVVCQKKTSCHVRDGRADCSHLSLSAVPPDLPRNITSLDISHNILHGMPPVSLTPYPGLLHLDVGYNSITKLDGGLCQTLPLLQTLNMEHNQVLLLRKEDVSHCTNLTRLSLASNRLKLQGEPFSALQSLKFLDVSTNKLQSAKLGSQPQLPSLVNLNLAFNDFTTLKKDDFSFLSRSSFLQVLNLSSVSLKTFEPGCFKPISHLHALIMDQSNMGTLVIAKLCSELSGTDIDALSLRKMKLVTLTNTTFRGLEKTHLTSLDLSGNGMGKIEKGSFQWLSRLETLMLVDNNIKHLTKDTFQGLKSLKKLQLTNALVKGHTSPIPIIDDFSFQPLSTLESLILQRTAAREVTEQTFTGLTSLEELDMSWSNYPSLKIITNKTFVSLAGSPLRKLNLTRAAITRINPGGFSVLRNLTTLLLDSNFIRQTLTGKEFEGLGQLQEIHMSNNFQMVNLSSTSFANVSNLRVLTLGRSLKATALNLDPSPFSPLSNLSVLDLSNNNIANIRENMLEGLVNLQVLKLQHNNLARLWKSANLGGPVLFLKWARKLTTLLMDNNGLDEIPAEALRGLRDLRELSLANNLLDNLKKSIFDDLISLRALFLQKNLITSVRPEVFKTPMSNLSLLVMGKNPFDCTCESILWFVTWLNTNKTAVPGVRELYMCNTPLASFNHSIMDFDPLSCKDMTPFQALYILSSTAVIMLTVTALLLRFHGWRIQFYWNILINRTLGFSDAKVEEGREYEYDAYVIHAEKDRSWVERRMVPLEHEKCRFYLEDRDSVPGMSQLESIVENMRKSRKILFVVTESLLRDPWCRRFKAHHALHQVIEASRDSVVLVFLQDVHDYKLSRSLFLRRGMLRPCCILTGLSKRRGYQPFIRSSS; encoded by the exons ATGCGAAGGCAAAATCTG GGTTTTGAAGCGATGTGTGCACCTcgtcccctcctcctcccggCGCTGCTCATCACATGTTACCTCATGACGGGACCTTACGGTTGCGTGGTCTGCCAGAAGAAGACTTCCTGCCACGTGCGAGACGGCAGAGCTGACTGCAGCCACCTCAGCCTCAGCGCCGTCCCTCCAGACCTTCCCAGGAACATCACCAGCCTGGACATTTCTCACAACATACTGCACGGGATGCCCCCCGTGTCACTAACCCCGTACCCAGGCCTCCTCCACCTTGATGTCGGTTACAACAGTATCACCAAGCTGGACGGCGGCTTGTGCCAgactcttcctctgctgcagacactCAACATGGAACACAACCAAGTGCTTTTGCTGAGGAAGGAGGATGTGAGCCATTGCACCAATCTGACAAGGCTGTCTTTGGCTAGCAATAGGCTAAAGCTGCAAGGAGAGCCCTTCTCTGCACTACAG AGCCTGAAATTTCTTGATGTTTCCACCAACAAGCTGCAGTCAGCCAAGCTGGGCTCCCAGCCTCAGCTGCCCAGCCTGGTGAACCTCAACCTGGCATTCAATGACTTCACCACTCTGAAGAAAGACGACTTTTCCTTCCTTAGCCGCTCGTCCTTTCTACAAGTCCTCAACCTGTCGTCTGTATCTCTAAAAACA tttgaGCCCGGATGCTTCAAGCCCATTTCACACCTACATGCTTTAATCATGGATCAAAGTAACATGGGCACTCTGGTTATAGCTAAACTCTGCTCAGAGCTGTCAGGGACGGACATTGATGCCCTGTCTCTTCGGAAAATGAAGCTGgtcacactcacaaacacgACCTTTCGAGGGCTAGAGAAAACACATCTAACCTCTCTGGATCTGTCCGGTAACGGCATGGGTAAGATTGAGAAAGGCTCGTTTCAGTGGCTGTCCAGACTTGAGACTCTGATGCTGGTGGACAACAACATCAAGCACCTGACCAAGGACACATTTCAGGGGctcaaaagtttaaaaaaactCCAATTGACAAATGCTCTGGTGAAAGGTCACACCTCCCCCATCCCAATTATTGATGATTTCTCCTTCCAGCCATTAAGCACCCTGGAGAGTTTGATATTACAGAGAACTGCGGCTCGGGAAGTAACAGAGCAAACGTTTACAGGCCTGACAAGTCTGGAAGAACTCGACATGAGCTGGAGTAATTACCCCTCACTCAAAATCATCACCAACAAGACCTTTGTCTCTCTTGCTGGATCACCTCTCAGGAAGCTCAATCTGACAAGAGCAGCGATAACACGTATCAATCCTGGAGGCTTCTCTGTTCTCAGAAACCTCACCACTCTCCTTCTAGACTCCAACTTTATCAGGCAAACTCTCACTGGCAAAGAGTTTGAAGGTCTGGGCCAACTTCAAGAGATTCACATGTCCAATAACTTCCAGATGGTCAATCTAAGCTCCACCTCGTTTGCCAATGTGTCCAATCTTAGGGTCCTGACTTTGGGAAGAAGTCTTAAAGCCACAGCCTTGAACCTAGATCCCTCTCCGTTCAGTCCCCTGTCCAACCTCAGCGTCCTGGAcctcagcaacaacaacattgCTAACATCAGAGAGAATATGTTGGAGGGGCTTGTGAACCTGCAGGTGCTGAAGCTCCAACACAATAACTTGGCCCGTTTGTGGAAGAGTGCCAACCTAGGAGGGCCAGTGCTGTTTCTCAAATGGGCTCGGAAATTGACAACCTTACTGATGGATAATAATGGGCTGGATGAGATCCCAGCAGAGGCTCTGAGAGGGCTGAGGGACCTCCGTGAACTAAGCTTGGCTAACAATCTCCTTGACAATCTCAAGAAGTCGATTTTTGATGACCTGATCTCACTGAGGgctttgtttttacagaagAATCTGATCACAAGCGTGAGGCCCGAGGTGTTCAAGACTCCCATGAGCAACCTCAGCCTGCTCGTCATGGGCAAAAATCCCTTTGACTGCACGTGTGAGAGCATCCTGTGGTTCGTGACATGGTTGAATACAAATAAGACTGCTGTGCCCGGTGTCAGGGAGCTGTATATGTGCAACACTCCACTGGCTTCCTTTAACCACTCCATCATGGATTTTGACCCCCTCTCTTGCAAAGATATGACCCCGTTTCAGGCTCTTTACATCCTGAGCAGCACAGCTGTCATCATGCTGACTGTCACTGCACTTCTCTTGCGGTTCCACGGCTGGAGGATTCAGTTTTATTGGAACATACTGATCAATCGCACACTAGGGTTTAGCGACGCCAAAGTTGAAGAGGGCAGGGAATACGAGTACGACGCTTATGTCATCCATGCAGAGAAGGACAGGAGCTGGGTGGAGAGAAGGATGGTCCCCTTGGAGCATGAAAAGTGCAGGTTTTATCTGGAGGATCGAGACTCAGTCCCTGGCATGTCACAGCTGGAATCCATTGTGGAAAATATGAGGAAGTCTCGGAAAATCTTGTTTGTCGTCACTGAAAGTCTTCTCAGAGATCCCTGGTGTCGACG ATTTAAAGCCCATCACGCCCTACACCAGGTCATTGAAGCCAGCAGGGACTCTGTGGTTCTGGTCTTCCTGCAGGATGTTCACGACTACAAGTTGTCTCGCTCACTCTTCCTCCGCAGGGGCATGTTGCGTCCTTGCTGCATCCTG ACTGGCCTGTCCAAAAGGAGAGGGTACCAGCCTTTCATCAGAAGCTCCTCATAG